In Pyrus communis chromosome 11, drPyrComm1.1, whole genome shotgun sequence, the sequence AAGTAAAATTTTCTGAGGCAATAAGCTCAAGACTCTTGAACTGTCGCTGCTTCTCCATATCAATAATAGCACGCACCTCAGGGTCAGCCTCACTTAATCCATTGTCTACAAAACTGCTTCCATTACCTGTAAACCAAATTATACAATTCATGAACAAGTCAGACATAACTCCTGCTACTAACCAATGATTCATACTACATCAGAAGTTGGGAAAATACAGCCGGAACATATGGTTCTATTAAAGATGTTTATTCATAAGGATGGTTTCATCATAGAATTGAGTAATGAAATTCTGTAGTTATGCTCCTGCTACTAACCAATGACTCATACTACATCAGAAGTTGGGAAAATACAGCCGGAACATATGGTTTTATTAAAGATGTTTATTCATAAGGTTTCGTCATAGAATTGAGTAATGAAATTCTGTAGTTATGCTAAGTAgatattaagaaaataaatacacAGAGCATCAAATCCAAGCAATATAAGGGATTACCATTCTGGCAGATGCTGAGCAAATTGATAGTTGTTTCGATTTTTGTATTTCTTAAGAGAAACCGAAatcaaaattatattataacaccataaaatttgaaaaaccggAACTATTCCTGCCGTAGAAATCTCAGAACAAAAATTTGACatgcattttaataaaatttacaaatagaACCAAAAGTAAATAGAAATTATTGATATCAGTTCACAGGTTGGAGTAGAATTACCACCAATTTCAGGCAAAGGTACAGTGACAGAAGAGGATGGCCTTCCAGTAACCAAGCTTCCTTCTATGTAAGAAGAAGATCTAACGGGCTTCACACAATTGAACTTTAGTTGATGGGAAAATCCACTGCCGGTTAGCCCCttgtttgaaaaaattgttCCTTTGGTCCAAGCGGGTTGTTGAAGAGAACCCATCACTGCAGCTCCACCGCAAGCCTGCATCTTTACTTCCAAATACTAAACCTTCAAAGCTTCCTACAGATTCTACAGAAACTCTTGGCAGTCAGCACAAGTTTAACATACAAATGATATgaatgcacacacacacacacacacacacacacacacacacacacatatatatatatatatatatatattatatacatgcATATCCACATGGTAAAGACCACTATATTCTTACGAAGAAAAAGCATATACAAGAGTTCCAAATTTGTCATTAGAGAAAGTATATAAATTGTTTTCATAAAGTagtaaacatcatggataaatAACCCAACATACAGTATTTCACTCCTCAGAACTTATTTTCACACATGATGGCTACTGCCAATTCAAAAGGGAACTGTTTCCCAATGCTAATGAAACACTCATAACTCGTTGATAATTGCTACTTTTAAAGCTTCCACAAGGGCAACAAATAAGACCGTCTCATTGATCATTGTCGATCATATTCATAATAATTTACTTGCCACATGGAACATGAACAAGActatttcattaatcatttCCCCGATAGAAATCCAACGGTATTATAACACGCACGAGTGAATTTCATTGACAAGCAGGAAACAATAAATTTAAGAAAGATACGCCTACTCTAGGGAGCGTAATGAGCCTTACACCTCAAAATGCATACTTATACAGTGCTTAAAATATCGATATAGGTGGAAAATATCAATATgaaaatttattgaaatatcGATGGATATATCGATATTGGTTGCCTTCAATGGAAATTATGGAAATTTGCAATGGGTGGGTATATCAACTCATTCAGATTTAgtcaaaatttgagaaaaatttctcaaaaaaaaaaaaaaaatcaaaagttcGAAATCTGCATTGAGCTCCAGCAAAATTTATGTGGTGAATTGGTAAGCATCCTTGATATTCGTTGATTTTCCTATATCTCGCCGAAATAAGGTGGAGTTTACATTTCACCCTATTTCCATAATCATCCTTGATTTTTCGAATATTTCGACTGAAATATCGACAATCTCGTAGATACTTTAAACACGGCTATACATtagcaaaaaattaaaagaaaaacaaaaaaaacatcaacAACAAACATCCATGGAATtgaaaaacaatgtaaaactaGCTTAAGTTGTAGTTTACTAAAGCAACAAATCACAACGACCATGTCAGTCAGTCAAACAACAAATTATGAAAATCAAACAAGTCAGTTTATCTATCCTGTTACTGTTAGGCCACTGAAACTGGAAGCTCCTGAAATATGAAACTACACATACAGAGAGTATTAACCGAAACAATTCACTGGCTCCTAAGTTAATCGGCTCCCTAAAACATAATTAGGAAATTAACTCAGCCCCTAATTTTAAGGAAGAATAACAAGAAGGACTTACAGAGTGAGaacagaggaggaggaggaggaggaggaggagaaagtGGAGGCTGGACTGCTGAGAAGGTAGGGATGTCGGGACTGTTTTCGTTGATTCAgtaaagattttattttattttttcatttttttgactaaaaaaatgaAGTATGGGCTATAAGTGGGCTGAAGAATGGGTTACAGCCTGCTACTTCAGCCGTGGGCTGGGCCGTCCCTTAAAGAGCCCCCCACAAAAAAAGCAGCAGCCGCCGCCAGCAGCTGCCAATTTGGTATTATGTTCTACAAGTCCTCAAAGGATATTGTCCAGATGCCCTTTGACTTGCAGCGGTGGCGGAATCAGGTTCCCTCTCTTTCCAATTTACACAATTCTTACtacttttgttttcttattgtttttaattttaatattttgtaattgcTTAATTATATGTTTTCATTTGGAAGTTGGAACCAAAGGGAATGGGGGTAGGTTTTTcataatatttgataaaaaaaattgtgtaccAATTAAGACTTAGGACTGTtagctgtggaagaagaagaagaagaagaagaggaagagaaatgaagattaagaactGAAAAAGGGATAGAGAGTGATAAATATATAGCAAAATTATggcaaacaaattcaaattataGAAAAAACGATTAGGGCGGTGCTGTCCACACGCTTTTTTTGACCTTTTTAACACACGCTCCgttgccacttaatactacggtttagtgatatttctgtCATTagtaagtaagaggttttaggttcaattttcgtcaaatacgaatttgaaccacaatgggctaagcccaccccttccCCTTAGGGTAGGTAACCAGATAAATTCACTCTTGGATTTGTGGATTGAGGCCATTACATAtgattttgttttaacaaaTGCCATTACAGCAATCAAATCAGATAAATCCTCAGgtttgtttatttcttatttagaGTTGAACTCTTGGCTTCCTATTTTCATACCGGGAAATTCTGTCCGGGGCAATGTAGAAAACGCAGAGAAGAAAGTCGAAATGAGTGCGGAGTTGGGTTAGCATTCTAGGTTTACTTGATTTATTCTACGTATACAGAAACACAAAGTAGAATGTTTGAAAACTGTGGTTTCTTCCTCAACTGCCCTCTTGAGATTCTTCTACTTCTTTAAACATAGCATGATCTTAATTGACCCAAATATTGTAACAGTTTTGGGCATGTTAGGATTAGTCCTGGGAGCTCTCTTGAATTGGGAATGCCACTCCCACTACGAACATGGCGAAGAAGCTCTCTTCGCTGTATCCTATCTGCACAATTGGTTCAAGTCTTGCAGATGGAGTAGGGCGTTACATATAAGAAGGCAGAGTAATTGTTTGTCCTGTTAATTTATTGAGCTTCCAAGTCAAGCAGTAGTTTTCATCCACCACAATCGATGTGTTGTAATTTGTAGGTACTCATCTGTACTCATCTGTTACGACGTCTTTGATGAAATACTGTTTTTATCTCAATGAGAGATTTGATATTTGGACAAACATTTCGAGTCTTATCTCGAGTCACAtctttatttcttgtttgaGCCACATCTCGATTCTTATCTTCGATGTCAATCCTTTATGGGTCCGTTTGGTGGGCTGGATGAGATTGGGCCCTTATCAGTTCAGTTCATCTCacattttgacacaacaaacTACTGACTGGACTCAAGTCCATTTAATTGATCACAACCTATCACATCCGCCCACCATGCTTGGATTTCGTTATCTTATCCAGTTTGTTGGTGCCTCAATGAACTGGCCTTACTGTTGTTATTGGCTCATAAATTAGGGATTAATTATGGGTTGACAACAATTTTGCATGTGTAACTTTGTGAATGCTACAAGGAAATGGCAGCAACCATTTGTGACTTTGTGTATTGCATAATTGTAAGTTTCCTCCTTCTTCAATGCTGTTGGCTTGGTGGAGGAAAAGATTGCAAGTTGTAGGCTAGGTAGGCTGGGTGTTGAATATGCCATGTGAGCTTAAGACTTTCTGGTCGTGGTTGTTGGCATAGTTGCTAGTGTATGCCTATAAGTGAAGGCAATATTCATGCACTGTAAGTGCATTTGAAAGAGAACACAGGAGAGAAAATAGAAGTCAGAGTGAgaaactcttggggtagagtgagcgCTCGGggaattctgtgagtgggtgagCAATTTCTCTCCGGGGTCATAAGTAGAATTTTGTCGAACCTCGTAAATTATTCAgtatctttatttcttgtattttattctgCTCAAGTGCGGATTTGTATTTTGATGAGATGGTAATCTAAATCTCGATTCTGCACTGACTGACCATTAAACTAGAGTAAGATCGACTTGAATGAACTGGAATTGCAATTGTATATTTGGGTTCCATCTACTGCAACAAATTGTTATGATGTGCTGTTTATTGACAGGTTTGAACGCGTGCGTTTAGAAATTCGAAGAAATAATCCTGCTCATTAGCGGTACTGTTGAAGACTTAGAATCGTGAGGCATGGACTCTGCGTTGGTAGTACATGAAGGCGGGTGCCACTGCAAGAATGTAAGATGGCGAGTGAAGGCGCCTAGCAGTGTTGTGGCTGTTAGTTGCAACTGCTCGAATTGCTCTATGAGGGGTACCACCGCTTTTGTTGTCCCTACTGAAAGATTTGAACTTTTGGGTGATTCTGAGCAGTTTCTTACAACTTACACCTTCGGTACTCATACGGCAAAGCACACGTTCTGTAAGGTTTGTGGGATAACTTCATTCTATTATCAACGCGAGAACCCTGATGGGGTCGCAATCACGTTTAGGTGTGTTGATCCTGGAACACTCACTTGTGTTGAGATTAAGCATTTCGACGGGAAAAATTGGGAAGTTTGACACAGTCGATCAGGCATTGCGTCGCAGTCAGAAGTGCACACTCTGCAAAATATAGCCTAAGTCGTCGTCGTGCGTTTAGGCCCTCTGCCTCTGGGGATTTTACAATGTTTATGTGGAATGTTATGGCTTGTATCATTGTATGTAATGGCTACTTTCTGTGTTGTTTTAGTCTCCCCTTTTGTTTTGTTCTCGTGTTCCTTTTGTTTTGGCCAAATGTATGATTTTGGTACTTGTAGAAAACGTCCACTTTTGTCCTTGTAGTTACAATTGTTGCATACAATATTAATCTTTGGAAAATTGGTTGGAGTTAATGTCAAAgataaagattataaaaaaaaaatgtcaaaaataaaGGGATGCATTGCATGCGAGTGTTTCTCCAGCTTCCAGAAGGGATTGATAATCATAACTTACcattaattgtttttatttttttgaagttaaaaaaaaagttgatgcaTTGCATGGAGGAAAAGTCGATCACGAAAACCAGCCACTCTAAAAAACTAATGTACTTgctatctttttattttgttgttttgggtCAACGTATTTGATGGGTGCGTTTTTCCTAAATTTTTTGCTCACCAACTTTAGTGATGGTAATATTTAGCATATTTTTTATTATCGttagataaatttaaaattttgacatttgTACAGTGGATAaacacaattcaaaatttatactCATCTAAATAGGTGGTGAGCATTGCCACCCTTTAGGGtaatgagcaaaaatgcaccacCGTTAAATCTctagtttaaattttaagttttgtgTATTAAATTAAGAGTAGTGCTACATTTCTATTTGTATATTATgtgtatcatctctctaataaaaGTAGAATTCATCAACACATACGGTCTCgtgagaaaataataataaatgatgatataaatatacagtaaaaataacaattttgtTAAAACAATTATATCAAACGAATATAACAGCAATCAATGATGTcatctaaaaatttaaaaaaacgaACAGTAATCAATGAAAGTGAGCGTCAGCAGTGAGCAAAGTGGCCCTCTGTATATACGACTGTAGAAATATTCAACTCTTGAGTTGTCTTGGAGAAAAAGTCGGTAAACAAGTATAAGACTAGTAAAGGTGGATATCCAATGCCCAAATTAAACCCACgtaaagaagagaagaagagaaaatgacTTCTGCAGTCGAATTGCTGCCCAAAGAATACGGCTATGTAGTCCTCGCCGTCGTTCTCTACACTTTTCTCAATTTCTGGATGGCCTTCCAAGTTGGCAGGGCCAGAAAAAGGTATGCATAAATCTTTTCCTCCTTTCCTTAGTCGAGTTCACTAAATTAGCGCGAGTTTAGTTTGAAACTCCTTTGTCGTATTTCAGATGAATTTAGTGTAGTTATTACATCGTTTGTCAAATTTATTGTTAATTGTTTGGAATTGAGT encodes:
- the LOC137707935 gene encoding uncharacterized protein gives rise to the protein MDSALVVHEGGCHCKNVRWRVKAPSSVVAVSCNCSNCSMRGTTAFVVPTERFELLGDSEQFLTTYTFGTHTAKHTFCKVCGITSFYYQRENPDGVAITFRCVDPGTLTCVEIKHFDGKNWEV